DNA from Thermococcus argininiproducens:
TAGAATAGATATCACAGCTCCGGACTATTACAAAGCCGAAGGAGTATTAGAGAAAATAGCCTCTGAGATATTAAATGTTATAAAACAAGCTGGTGGAGAGGCTTCTTTAATAAGAAAAGAGAAGAAGATTCGTAAGATAAAGAGGAGAGAGGCATGAGGTTTAGAATTAAGAAATGTCCAAAGTGTGGACGGTACACTTTAAAAGAGACTTGTCCAGTTTGTGGTGAAAAGACAAAGCTAGCTCATCCTCCAAAGTTTTCCCCTGAAGATCCATATGGGGAGTACAGGAGGAAACTGAAAAAAGAAGTACTTGGTATAGGGGTGAAAAAATGAAAGAGAGTATTATAGTTGTCTATGAAAGACCAGAAATATATGATCCAGTCTTTATAGAAGGGCTTCCCGGTATAGGATTAGTTGGTAAACTTGCTGCAGAACATCTGATTCAAGAACTCAATGCAAAGAAGTTTGCTGAACTTTATTCTCCTCACTTCATGCATCAGGTTATAGTAAAAAAAGACTCAACGGTAGATCTAATGAGGAATGAGTTTTACTACTGGAAAAGTCCAGATGACGAGCATAGAGACTTGATAATTATTACTGGGGATACTCAAGTTCCTCCAACCGACAGTTATGGGCATTTTGAGGTTGTAGGGAAAATGCTTGACTTTGTTGAGCAGTTTGGCACAAGGGAAATAATCACAATGGGGGGTTATCAAGTCCCTGAACTTGAGGGAGAACCGAAAGTTCTTGCTTCCTTCACTGATCTGGAAACAAAGGAAAAGTACAAAGGACTCCCAGTGATTTTCAGAGAGGACGAAGGAGGAGCAATCGTTGGAGCTGCAGGTCTTCTCTTGGGGATCGGAAAACTCAGAGGAATGAAGGGAGTATGTTTCCTTGGGGAGAGCCTTGGCTACATTGTGGATGCAAAGGCTGCAAAGGCAGTTTTAAGTGTTGTGGCTAAAGTGCTTAACCTAGAATTAGACATGAGCGCACTTGATGAGAGGGCCAAAGAAACTGAAGAAATCCTCAGGAAAGTACAGGAAATGCAGAGAGCAATGTTTGAGCAACAAGTTCCACAGCCAACCCACGAAGAGGAGGATAGAGGATACCTCTGACTTATTTTTCCCTTTTTGAGGTGTCTTTATGTTTGTTGATGCAGATCTTCATATCCATTCACGATATTCTAAGGCTGTTTCAAAGCTTATGACTTTTCCAATTTTAGCTGAGAATGCAAAGCTTAAAGGATTAGGGATTGTAGGTACTGGAGATATTTTAAACCCAAAATGGGAAGAGGAACTCCTCAAACATGCTCAAAAAGTTGATGAGGGTACTTATGAAATAAAGGGAATAAAGTTTCTTCTTACAGCAGAGGTAGAAGATAATAAAAGGGTACATCATCTTCTTCTCTTTCCTAATATTGAAGCAGTAAAAGAAATGCGAGAAAGACTTGGGCGCTATTCTAACGACATTAATAGTGAGGGTAGGCCCCATTTAACAATAAACGCTGCTGCAATAGCGGATTTAGCAAACGAGGTGGGAGCCCTAATTGGCCCAAGTCATGCCTTTACCCCATGGACTGCATTATATAAAGAGTACGACAGCTTAAAAGAGGCATATGATAACGTAAAAATTCATTTTCTTGAATTAGGGCTTTCTGCTGATTCATACATGGCTGATAAGATTAAAGCTCATCATAAGCTCGTATATTTATCAAATTCTGATGCTCATTCTCCACAACCACATCGCCTTGGAAGAGAGTTTAACCGTTTTGAGATCAAGGAAGCAACTTTTGAAGAAGTTAAAAAAGCTATCTTGAAACGGGCTGGAAGAAAAATTATTCTTAATGCTGGTTTGGATCCAAGACTGGGAAAATATCATTTGACTGCATGTTCAAGGTGTTACACCAAATACCGACTTGAAGATGCAAAAAGACTAGGATGGAGATGTGAACTCTGCGGGGGGATTATAAAGAAGGGCGTTTACGATAGGATTCTTGAGCTTGCAGATACGGATGAAAAGCCCAAGGATAGGCCTCCTTACCTCCACCTTGCCCCTCTAGCTGAAATAATCGCAATGGTTCTTAACAAAGGAGTTGAAACCAAGTCTGTAAAGAGTATATGGGAACGTCTTCTGAAAGAATTTGGAAGTGAGATCAGGATTCTTGTCGATGCTCCTATAGAGGCTATAGCAGAGCTTATTGGGAACGACATAGCGAAAGCAATCTGGGCTTTCAGGAATGAGAAACTTATTGTTGTTCCTGGTGGAGGAGGAAAATACGGGGAGATAAAACTACCTGAGGAAGTTAAAAAAGCAAAACTTGAGGATCTCGAGAACATTGAGGTTCGGGGAGAAGACGTGTATTATAAGCCTAAACAAAGTTCAATCTTAAGCTTTTTGAAAAAAACTGATTAAATTTTCTCTCATTGAAACTTCTTCTGAAGTCTTTTTGATATAGAATGTTTACTCTAGGAATGAAGGTAGCATAATTGATTTAACTTCTGAAAGCAAATAGAAAATTGATAATCAAATTACTTGGTTAATTGCAACATTAAACAAATCTTGAGATTTACGTTGACTATATTAAAATCTTGGAGGAACTATCAAAGATCTGGGATGACAAAATATGAAATGGGGGATATTTCATAGAGTGATAGGACTCTTTCCCCAAAGGTTTAAATTTTTCGTTGTTTTTGTGGGATCTCATCTCCTAGCCGTAATAAGTATTCTTATCCCGAAAGACTCTAAGAGAATAATGCTTATTTCATACCCCTCTTTTGCTGGCAATATGAGGTACATTTATGAACGAATGAAAGAGCTGGAACAGTTTAGGGATTATAAGTTCATATGGCCGGTTGAAAATAAAGGGGTGTTTGGAAAGCGTGAAAATACAAAGTTTGTTATGTATGGAACAGTTGAATATCTGTGGCAATTATTGAGGTCAAAATACATATTTTCTTCTCAAAGAATTCCTTACTGGAAGGCTAAAAATCAAATTGGAGTCATGATCTGGCATGCAGTTCCAGGAAAAAGAGGTTTTTGGTTTGACAAACGATACCAGAGCTGGGTTGGGAGACTTATTTTAAAAAGTACTCTAAGAAAAATAGACTATGTTGTTGCAACTTCTGAGTTTACAAAGGTGTTATTTTCTGCAATTTTCCACATACATCCAGAAAAGATCTTAGTTTTGGGCATGCCCAGATGTGACGCACTCTTCAAAGAAAAAGGGGAGGCACTAAAAAGGCTAGAGAGTCTCTTAGGCTCGAAGATTAAAAACAGAAGGATCGTATTTTACTTGCCAACTTTCAGAGATTATGATAGGAGGGTTACACAAGAGCTGTTTACTAACCTTGTAAAAGACCAGAAATTTAGAGAATACTTAGAACAGAGAAAGGCACTTTTTATTTTCAAACCTCATCCGCATGATGAGGTATTTGTTAAAAAGTATTCTGATGAGTACATTAGGGTAATAACTAATCACGAGTTGATGGAAGCAGGGTTGACACTTTATGATATTCTTCCTGCAGCAGATATTTTGGTGACAGATTATTCTTCCGTATTTAGAGATTACCTTCTTTTGAATAGGCCGGTGATATTCTATATTCCGGATAAGAAAAAATATTGTGAAACAAGAGGATTAGTTTTGGAGCCATTTGAACTTTGGACCCCAGGAGATAAAGCAAAGACTGTTGAGGAATTACTGAAAGCTTTGGACGAAGCTTTTGAGAATCCTAAAAAATGGGAAAAGGAACGGCTTTGGCTTAGAGATTTGTTCTTTAAATACAAAGACGATAGATCCAGTGACAGAGTTATAGAGTACTTCTGGCCGCTAAGCTCCGTTAAGAAGTAAGAGAGAAGTAACTCGAAGGTCATCTTTATACGTTATCTTGAAGTTGAAACTTGTTGATTCATAGGCATAAATCTTTACCTCTGGTAGATATTTGCGGAGAAGCTCTATGTCACTTTCAATATTCAAAAATTCTGAGTTTGGGACCATATTTATTAAGGTTTTAAGAATCTCACTTCTGTAAGCGACAGGTGATTTACAAAGCCTTAATTCCTGTCTATTCAGGACTTTGGATACAAATTCTCCATTAACCCTTACCACATAACTCGGAATTTTTGAACAGAAACTTATCACATCATATCTGTTCAAGAGTTTTATCATCTCGCTAAGTACATACGAAGATACAAAAGGTCGGTCTGCAATGTGGATTATTACTCTCTCCACGTCTTCATCTAGTGCTAAGACACCGTCTTTGAGAGATTCGTTTTTTGTTCTGCCCCCATCAATAATTTTTGTGAGCTTGGAATATCTATTTTTAAGATGTTCAATTATTTTGCTGTATTGAGAATCGCTAACGACATATATCTCATCAATTTCTTCTGTTTTCTCTAGCTTTTCAATTGAATACTCAATCAGCATCTTGTTCCCGACATATAAGAACTGTTTTGGTATAGGGCTGCCGATTCTTTCTCCTTTGCCACCCGCGAGGAGAATCCCAACTGTTTTCCCCATGTTCCTTCCTCAAGTACCCTTTGACCTCTTAACTATATAAGTAATTATTGCTTACTCCTCGAAAATTTTGTCTTCAAGAATATTAATGAGATTACTCCCATTGGATACGAAAGAGGTCCAACCTCTTTTTAAATCAACGGACGAGGCTTTCAGTGTAAAGCAAATTCTAAGCATTTTAAAGACACTAAATGCATTTTCCTCTCATATCTATTTTGTCTTTGATCTTTTTGCAAGTCTCTTTGAGTTTTTGGGCGTTTTCTTCTGGGATTCCGTCGTAGGTGAACTCCCATGTGCTCATTTCTATTCCAGCAGCATATTTTAGTTTATCTTTTTCTCTGAGAAGTGGATAAAACTCAATATGCAGATGATAGAAGGGGTACTCCCCTTTAAAGGGGGCTTGATATACACTCATCACGTATGGCATTTGCCTTTCAAAAAGAGAATTAAGGATGCCTGTAGTCACTCTTAGGATATCCGCTAAGTTGAGGGTTTCTCCTTGGGTTAGCTGAGTAAGCCATTGGACGTGCCTTTTTGGATAAATGTGTACTTCAAAAGGCCAGTTCGCAAAGAAAGGTAGGAAGAGAATAAAGTCATTATTTTCATAGATCAGCCGTTCTCCGTTTAATTCTTCATCTAATATCTTGCAGAATAGACATTTCTTAAATTGATTATAGTACCTTCTAGAATTCTCAATCTTTAATCGAACCTTCAATGGTATGAAAGGCAGAGCATACAATTGCCCATGGGGGTGGGCTAAACTCACGCCTATTTCTTCACCCTTATTTCGAAAAATTGATAGATATGCAATATGAGGGTTGTTTTTTAATTCTCCTGTGATCTGCCTCCACAGCTGGACAACTTTAGTCATTTGGTCTATGGAGAGTTCCTCCAAGTCTTTCAATTCATGCTCTGGGGTCTCCACTATAACACTGCATTGGCCAAGAGCGCGAGCTTTTTTATAAAACCCTTTACTTTCAGGTTTAGGAGTGTTGAAAGAAAGCATTGGGAAACGATTAGGAAGTGAGAGCACTTCCCACCCATAACCAGTCTCTTCACCACCTGGGCAGAAAGGACAAAAATCTTTTGGCCTCCAAGGCCGTTTTTCTCTCTCCGCAGATACCATGATCCACTGGCCGAGCAAGGGATTATAACGGAGTTCTCTCATCTTACCACCGTAAGACTAATTAGATTTGGAAGAGTATTAATTTTTTGGTGGAGTTAATGGGAATAAAATTTTTTGATGAGTTCATTTTTGGGACTGCTACCTCTTCCCATCAGATTGAGGGGAATAACAAATGGAACGATTGGTGGTATTATGAACAGATGGGGAAGCTTCCATATAAGTCCAACAAAGCTTGCAATCACTGGGAACTTTATAAAGAAGATATAGTACTGATGCATTCCCTTGGATATGATGGCTATCGATTTTCTATAGAGTGGAGTCGCATCTTTCCAGAGGAGGAGAAAATAAACGAAAATGCATTAGACAGATATCGGGAGATTATTGAGCTTCTACTTAAGAGTGGCATGACTCCAAATGTAACATTGCATCATTTTACTTCTCCCCACTGGTTTATGCGAAAAGGAGGATTTGCAAAAGAAGAAAACCTAAAATACTGGGGGCAATATGTTGAGACAGTTGTTGAGATTTTGAAGGGTGTTAAACTTGTTGCAACTTTTAATGAGCCAATGGTCTATGTTATGATGGGTTACTTGACCGCCTATTGGCCTCCTTTTGTGAAGAGTCCATTCAAAGCATTTAGAGTTGCTGCAAACCTTCTCAAGGCACATGCATTGGCGTATGAAATTCTTAGTAGCAGGCTTAAAGTTGGAATAGTAAAGAACATACCCATAATGCTCGCAGCAAGTGATACGGAAAGAGACAAAAAAGCGGCAGAAAAGGCCGATAATCTTTTTAATTGGAATTTCCTCGATGCAATATGGAGTGGTAAGTTTAAAGGTGTTTTTAGCACGTATACTGTCCCTGAGAGTGATGTTGATTTTGTAGGAGTGAACTATTACACAGCGAGTGAAGTGAAGTATAGCTGGAACCCTCTCAAGTTCTTTTTTGATGCAAGGTTGGCTGAGCTAAGTGAAAGGAAAACTCAGATGGGATGGAGTGTGTATCCAAGGGGAATACATGAAGCAATAGTTAAAGTTTCACGATATGAAAAACCGATATATGTTACCGAGAATGGCATAGCAACGCTGGACGATGAATGGAGGAAAGAATTTATTGTTCAGCATCTTCAATATGTACACAAGGCTATCGAGGAAGGTTACAATGTAAAAGGGTACTTTTACTGGTCTCTAATGGATAACTACGAGTGGAAAGAAGGGTTTAAGCCAAGATTTGGGCTGATAGAAGTTGATTATACAACCTTTAAACGAAAACCAAGGGAAAGTGCATACATGTATGGAGAAATATCGCAGAAAAAAGAGATAAGCGATGAGTTAATTCGAAAATATGGATTAAAAGCCCCTTGAGAGCTCCTCGGCTCTTTTCTTAAGTATTTCTTTTACAGCATCCCTATCTTTTGGGTAGCTTTTCTTTATCCACAGCCACACTGCTGCACACGGAATCCAGAAGAGACTTCCTATTAAGAGTGTATATTTGTAAGCTAGTGCATCGGAGTATCCTATCTCTCTTAAGGCCTCAATTAAAAATCCACCGAACAAGGGTCCTGTAGCTTTACCTACATTGTCAAGGATGTTAAAGAGACCAAATACTGTTCCTCTATCCTCGGGAAGATTAACTTGTGACACTATGGCCCTTACGTTTGGTCCCGCATATGAGACAAATTGGATTAAGAGGAATGAATATATTGCAAGTCCAACCCAGTGAATCAAGCTTAATTTGCTGGGGAGGGGATACAGAATTATGCCTATGGCAGCTATCATTCCAAAGAATATTGCAAGCCCGGTAATTACGGCCCGTCCACCCTTCTGCCGTGCTTCAAAGTAGTCGCCTGCAAATCCTCCTAAAAGGCTACCTATAACTGTTGAGACCCCAACCAGCAGAAGTACAAAAGTGGCGGTGCTTTTGTCCATACCTCTCGTAACTATAAAGAACGAGACAAGCCAGTACATTATAACTCCCCATGGGACGGTGCCTATTATTCCCTGGATGAATATGAGGATATTAGTCCTCGTTTTAAGGGATTTTTTGATGACTTCTTTATTCAGTCGGTACGTGTACTCATAACCCTTCTCCAAAACCTCCTTAAGTTCTTTTTCTCCTTCTCCTCGTTTGGGCTCTTCTGCTATTATATAAAATAGTGGTGCTAGAACAAAGTTTGGTACGGCTGCAATTATAAAAGGTGGTCTCCAGCTGGCTATAAGTCCCGCTACTATCATACCGAAGAGAGTACCGAATCCAAAGGCGGTTTCGATATATGCATATCCTCTTCCTCTCTTTTCTTCTTCAAACATGTCTGCTATTAAGGAGTACCCTATGGGAATTATAGAACCTATTCCGATACCAGTTAAAAATCGCATTGCTAGTAACTGATAGTAGTTTTGAACATAGGCGGTTAGAAAGCATGGAATCTCCCCGAGAAGTACTCCAATAACAAGGAGCTTTTTTCTCTGTCCTATGTCAGATAAGAAACCCCAAACTATTGTTATCAGGGCACTTGTAGCTACAAAAATTGTTGAAACAAGGCCCATTTGTGTTTCAGTAATTCCAAATTCTTCCATTATTTGTTGGTAATTTGGAGGCAGAAGATTCTGATCGGCCATCAAAAAAGCTGCCATCAGTACGAGCAATACAATTGAGATCTTCCTTCTAAGATTTCTCATCCTTACCCCTCCAAGACTCATAAATTGCTTTAAATGCATCTAGCCTTCTTTCGACAAGAGGTTCCCATCCTCTGGCATCACTGTTCTCCGCAAAGAATGCTAATTCTCCCTTTAATCCTGCAGAGAGCATATTTAATCGTGCATTGCCTTCATCTTTGGTCCATATGTCAAAACTCTTGTCTGGGGCCCAGCTGGAAGTTCTTAGGTAGACTCTTCTTCCACTGTGCTTAAGCTCCGAAGGTAGGCATATCCTACCATTGAGATGACCAAGGAGCATTAAGAGGTCATCAATATCCATTTTATAGCCTGCAATATCGCGATAGCCAAGAAATTCTATGTCTGTGCCATACAGAAGTATTTCATCTTTTTCCTTTATCCACGAGGCTGCTTTCTTTGGATTCATTAATGGGAACTTTCCGATTCCAAGCATTATGGTGGTATTTATGGCTACCCATACTGGAACTGCATAGATTTCTTTAACTGCTTCAAGAGTCACTTTACCACTAAAAGCTAATTTAACTGCTCTTTTCAGCTCCCGGAGACCAAGGAGATAATTGAGATATACAAACCCTTCTCCCCTTTGGGCTCGGATAAGGTGGGGATAAAGTGGTTTTATGGGCCTTATTGCAGAATTTAGATGGTTTGAGAATAATATTGCTTCACCATCTGCAAATAAATATTCATATTGATGGTCTTTTAGTATTGCAGGAATTATTGGATCATAGGCTAGCTCTGGAAGCCAGAAACCTTTTGGGCAAGTGTCTAGGAGTTCCTCCTTAACTTCTTTATCTTTCTGTACCTGTGCTTCAACTCGGTTAAGTGGAAGAAGAGGCAAAATTGCGTGGGTGTAACTGGTTCCGAGGATTTCAATCAAGCCAAGTTCAATTCCTTCTTTGATTAGAGAAATTATTTCACTGGGAAGAATTTCAAGAGTGTAACCAGTTATATTAAGACCAAAGGGGATTTCAGCTTTAATTAACTTTGAGATAACGGGAAAATATGCTTTCTCAATAACTGTTGGAATTTCATTTTTTGGAATCTCCGCATATTGTAAATTTCCATGGAAAACCAATGCTCTCACTTATTTCACCCCATCAGAAGGCTTTACGATGAAGTACTTTGCATTCCATGGGAACTTCTTTTTGTATTCTCTTAGGATAGCCTCTCCAAATTCTTTTGCTTTTTCCTCTTCAACTAGGGCTATAGCGGATCCTCCAAAACCTGCTCCAGTCAGTCTTGCACCATAGGCCCCGAGTTCAATGGCTTTATTTACAAAGAAATCCAGCTCTTTACAGCTTACACCGTAGTTTCTTGCAATATCTCTATGGGCCCGTGTGAGAATTTCACCTACTTCAATGATATCTCCTTTTCTCAAAGCTCGTCTAACCTGTATAACTCGTCTGTTTTCTCGTATAATGTATCCAAAGAAGCGACGATAGAATGAGGGGAGGTATGTTAGATCACTCTCATTAACTTCTTTGGAAGTTCTCTTACCTAAAATCCGCAAAACTTCCTCTGTAACTTGTCTTCTTTCTGCATAGGCAGAAGATGCTAGTTCTCTTTTGATACCGGTGTAAAACACCACAACACTAACATCTTTCGGGAATGGAATGTACTCGTACTCTAAAGTGTCAGTGTCTAGAAAAATCACATGGTTCTTTTTGCCAAAAGCAATTGCGAATTGGTCTAGTATTCCGCATGGGACTCCAACAAACTTGTTTTCTGCCTCTTGAGCCATTAATGCCATATCCCGCAGGGAGAGATGTAGATCATATGCTCTGTTTAAAAATGCCAGTGTTGCTAATTCAAAACTTGCAGAAGAACTTAAGCCAGCTCCAAGAGGCAAATCTCCATAAACTCGCCCTTTAATACCTCGAATTTCGTATTTTTTCTTCAGTAGTACCCAGTAGATTGCTTTGATGTAATCTATCCAAGAATTTTCTTTTTTAAGCTCATTAAGTGTAAAAGAGCGCCATTCTCTAAAATAATCCGAGTAAATGTTCACATTTTCGTCTCTTTCTCCTTCAAGGACAGTGTAGAGATTAACTGCCATAGGCATTACGTAACCAAGCGTATAATCGGTATGTTCTCCTATTAGATTAACCCTTCCTGGGGATTGTACCCTCAACATGGTTATCTTAAAGATTTGGTGATTCATCTATAAATCTCTTTCTCCGAAGGTTTTTAATGAGGATAGAACGTACTATCAAGGGGGATCGTTGTGGAGCGTGAGATAATAGAACTCTTCATGAGACACCTTAAACTTCAGGGAGATCTACCTTTAGGAGACGATGCTGGTGCGATAAAATGGGAAAGCGGATGGTTAGTTGTCACAAATGACATGTTGGTAAAAGCTACGGATGTTCCGGATATAATGACACCTGAACAGGTAGGATTTAAGGTCTTCACAATGAATGTTAGTGATGTTGCAGCTATGGGTGCAACACCAATAGGATTTCTGTTTTCCATTGGAGTCCCAAAAGATTTTGAGATGGAGTACTTGGAAGGGATTTCAAAGGGAATTGCTAGGGCATCTGAGTTTTATAGAACGCCAATAATAAGTGCTGATACAAATGAAGCCTGTGATCTGATAATTGATGGAATAGCTCTTGGAAAGACTAAGAGATTACTTACGAGAAGTAGTGCAAAAATTGGGGACTTGGTCTGTGTTACTGGAGATATCGGGAGACCTCTGGCTGGGCTTAAAGTATATTTTGAGAACCTTGAAGTAGGAGAGAGGACAAGAAAAGTGCTTTACGAGAAGCTTTTGGGGCCAACAGCGAGAGTTAGAGAGGGAGTTGTTTTAGGGAGGTATGCAAACTCCGCTATAGACATAAGCGATGGCATGAGTAAGGAATTGCACTTGATAGCAGATATGAGCGGCGTTAAAATTTTAGTTGATTCAGAAAAACTGCCCATAAGGGAAGAGGTATTTGAAGCCGCTGAGCTCTTGGGTCTAGACCCAATTGAGATTGCCTTAGCGTCTGGAGAAGAGTTTGAGCTCATCTTTACAATTCCTGAGGAGCACTTGGATAAGCTTGACTTTGATTTCACTGTGATTGGGAAGGTCGAAAAAGGAGATGGGGTTTATTTAAGGAGAGATGGGAAAATCAAAAAGATGCCGATTCTAGGATGGGAGCATCTAACGAAACCCTAATAACTTTCTTGCCAAATTCTTTTTGATGCCCTATGAAAAGAATAAAGTTCAAAGTTCCACTCCACCAGGAAATGTTTGAGATGTTTAAAGAATTTCTTAAGGCTATAGAGTGGGGTTATGGAGATACCTACTTTATACTTGACGATGAGGTCGTTAAAATAACAGAAGTAAAGTTCAAAGAAGGGGTTAACCCGGAAGAGATTATTGGAAGCCTTAAAAAACTTCCTTATATGAAAGAGCTTAAATTGCTCCCAAAAAATGATCATCATATAATTTACAGCAGGATTGACGTGAAGAGCACTCCCTTCCCAACGGAGCAAGCTGATAAAATTCTTGACCTTCAAAGGAAAGGGCTTGTGGTATTTGAAAAGGGAACTTTTGATGGGAATTCAATTATCCTCTATGTTATCTGTGAAGATCCTCTTTTAAGTGAAGTTATTTCTACAGTCAGGGAAGTTTATAATGGGAGTATCCTAAGCATCGAAGATTATGTCCCTGAAGATAACCCTCTCTTAAAACTAAGCAAACGACAGCGAGAGATTTTATTATTGGCATATAAGAGCGGTTACTTTGACAATCCCCGTAAGGTAACGCTCAAAGATTTGGCTGAGATGCTTGGTTTAAGTGTATCAACAGTCAAGGAGCATTTAAGGAAGGCGCAGAAGAAGATTTTGGGAGAGATTATTGGAGAGCCCACATAGATCCTGCATTTACCTCCTGAAACGTTTCGCTCTCAGGAGAGGAGGATTAGTTTTGATCTTCTAGACTAACGGATATTAAAATTTTATAGAGCTTTGCAATTGTATTTCTACTAGATATTTCGTTTATTTTTTCTTCTCTTTGATATTTGAGTCGAAGTGTTCTAAGAAACTCTTCAGGAGTCACAGTATAGATTCTATTTTTCTCAAGTTCTTTGTTTTGGTAGTCTTTTAGATTCCATGTGAGAAGAATCACATGTTCATAAGATTCTCTAATGGCAAGAGCACATGCAACAAATACTGCATCATCTTTATCATTTGTGTATCTCTGGGCCTGAGAAATGTGTTTTTTCAGTTTATCGAGGCTTATTGGTGTCATCGGTTCGAGAATTGCTTTTAGAGCAATCATTATTTCTTTAGCACTCAGGCTTGTCTTTGCGGTGATTTCTCTGATATGTTTTATAATCTCTTCTCTTAATCCAGAAGGATAAAAGAACGGGAATATCTCTGGAAATATGGCAACAACATAACGATTTAGACCTTGCTCCCTCACAAGAGCTGCAAAAATAACATTAGAACCAACTACTACTGCAATTTTGTCCATAATCCTCTGCCCACCTGCTTTCCGAGTTTTAGGGCTTCATCCATTTCCATTTTGGAATTCATTGCTACGGCCTCAAGGATTAGTAATCTTTGGAGTGAACGTATTAACTTCTCCTCAGAGACGCCTCTTTCATGTGCTATTTCTCCTATCTCTGCAGGTATAGGAACTTCGATGGCACTAAGTTTTTTAACTTTAGCATTTTCTTTCATGGTATCTCCCACTTCTCTGTAAGTCTGGAAAGCTATTAATCTTTTCGGTTATGCGTATCGCCCGCATATGTGCGGCATCAGTTATAAGTACATCAAAAGCTTATTTCTACTTGGGTGAAGTTATGGCTGTTATTGAGGTTAAAAATGTCAAAAAGTATTATGGCGATGTCAGAGGTGTAGAGAATCTAAGCTTTGAAGTTGAGGAAGGGGAAATCTACGGGTTTTTAGGCCCTAACGCCGCTGGAAAAACTACAACAGTCAAAATCTTGGTGAAAATTATCAAAGATTACAGTGGAAATGTTAAAGTTTTTGGAAAAGACTTAAGAGAGTGGGGCAAAGACTACTACCAGAAGATAGGTGTTTCCTTTGAGTTTCCCGCAGTTTATTCAAAGCTCACTGCACTAGAAAACCTTGAATTTTTTGCATCCTTTTACAAGAAGCACCTTGACCCTGTGGATGTCCTTAAGATGGTAGGTCTAGATAAGGAAGCAGATCAACTTGTTTCGGGCTTTTCAAAGGGTATGAAGAAAAAACTCGATCTTGCGAGGGCATTGCTCCCGGATCCAGAAATACTATTTCTTGATGAACCCCTCGAAGGCCTCGATCCGAGCAGTGCAAGAAAAATTAAGGATTTGCTCCTTGAAATGCGTGAGAATGGAAAGACGATCTTCCTCACGACGCACAATATGTATGTTGCAGATGAGCTGTGTGA
Protein-coding regions in this window:
- a CDS encoding PIN domain-containing protein; translated protein: MDKIAVVVGSNVIFAALVREQGLNRYVVAIFPEIFPFFYPSGLREEIIKHIREITAKTSLSAKEIMIALKAILEPMTPISLDKLKKHISQAQRYTNDKDDAVFVACALAIRESYEHVILLTWNLKDYQNKELEKNRIYTVTPEEFLRTLRLKYQREEKINEISSRNTIAKLYKILISVSLEDQN
- a CDS encoding ABC transporter ATP-binding protein — encoded protein: MAVIEVKNVKKYYGDVRGVENLSFEVEEGEIYGFLGPNAAGKTTTVKILVKIIKDYSGNVKVFGKDLREWGKDYYQKIGVSFEFPAVYSKLTALENLEFFASFYKKHLDPVDVLKMVGLDKEADQLVSGFSKGMKKKLDLARALLPDPEILFLDEPLEGLDPSSARKIKDLLLEMRENGKTIFLTTHNMYVADELCDRVGFIVEGAIRLVDDPKELKVKMGKRLVKVEYATGGNVEVKEFPLEELGKNEEFLSIIKNYEIRRINTEEPTLEEIFLKVTGRRLV